One window of Triticum dicoccoides isolate Atlit2015 ecotype Zavitan chromosome 5A, WEW_v2.0, whole genome shotgun sequence genomic DNA carries:
- the LOC119303350 gene encoding uncharacterized protein LOC119303350, with protein MAGRLSSSSSWGPSPAAVVALVALLGLGVAAYIVGPPLYWHVAEALGRSAGACPACACDCDALPLLQLPEDCAKQFKEVKSGAPSEETELLIEELKQREEEATEAQQQADVKLLEAKKLASQYQKEADKCSSGMDTCEEAREKSAESLLGQRKLTALWEERARELGWKPRNVKPHQNQ; from the exons ATGGCGGGCCGcttgtcgtcttcgtcgtcgtgggGCCCGAGCCCCGCGGCGGTGGTGGCGCTGGTGGCGCTGCTCGGGCTCGGCGTGGCGGCCTACATCGTCGGCCCGCCGCTCTACTGGCACGTCGCGGAGGCGCTCGGCCGCTCGGCCGGGGCCTGCCCCGCGTGCGCCTGCGACTGCGACGCGCTCCCGCTGCTCCAGCTCCCGGAAG ACTGTGCCAAACAGTTCAAAGAGGTCAAGAGTGGTGCTCCCAGTGAGGAAACAGAGTTACTGATAGAAGAGCTAAAGCAGAGAGAGGAGGAAGCAACAGAAGCTCAGCAACAAGCAGATGTAAAATTGCTCGAGGCCAAAAAATTAGCTTCGCAGTACCAAAAGGAAGCTGATAAATGCAGTTCAGGTATGGATACATGTGAAGAAGCTAGGGAGAAGTCAGCAGAGTCGCTGCTCGGTCAAAGGAAATTAACTGCTTTGTGGGAGGAAAGAGCCCGGGAACTTGGATGGAAACCCAGGAATGTCAAACCACACCAGAATCAGTAA